CGTAGTCCCAGCCGTAGTCGTCCACCACCGTGCCGCCCGCGGACGCGGCGCCGTCGAACTGGCCCCCCTGCTGGATGAAGAAGCTGTTGCGGACGTTCAGCTCACCCGCGCCGTAGACCAGGTCGAGCGGCTGCGTCGGCGAGGCGTTTTCCCACGTCGGGAACTCTTCCTTGGTGGCGCCCGCCATGAGGATCGCCTTCATGGTCTCGCTGCGGGCCGCGTCCGCGTCGGCGTTGGCAAAGTTGGCGGTGTCGGTCGCCGACTGGTAGAGCATCGTGGCGACCGAGCTAACGGATGCGGTCGCCGCGCTGGTGGCCGTGGGCGAAGAGACGATGTCCGGTTTCAACCGGCCCGGCCCGTAGCTGCTGAACGGGGTGGGCCCGCCGATGTGGCCGGCGTCGCTGCGTCCAACGGCGATAGCGTTGTAGCTCTGGGCCATCAGCTCGGTATAGTCCGACTGACTGGCGTTGTTGAGACCAACGGGGACGATGGTGTCGTAGGTGTCGATGAGGTAGTCGAGCCGGCGCAGCGTCTCAAGGTTGTTGGAACTGGAGTCGAACGAGCCCACCCAGCTGTGGTTCTGGACCTTGTACGTCGGGACGTCGGGCGGCCCGGCGTTGGCCGGAGTCAAGTTAAGGATCGAGTTGAGGTAGTGATCCGCCTCGTAGACCGTGACCTGGGTGACGCCGAACGCCACGCTGCGGGTGGAGCCGAAGAAGTTGCGCGCCATGTTCGTGGCGTGATCCGACACTCCTGGGCTCGAGACGCTGCTGCCGTTTGTGATGGTCTGCCCCGCCAAGAACTCGCTGCTCGACTCTGGCAGGAAGAGGTGCGTTGTTGAACTGGTGCTGGCGTTGGCCTCCACCATCGAGACCAGCACCCCCGCCCCGGTCGGGAGCGTGCCCTCGTACTCGTCGATCAGCTGGAGATAGCCAATCTCGGTCTTGTAGGCTTGCGAATCGGCCGTCCACACGAACGGCAGTACGCCGCAGGCTACTGCGGCCAGGAGCCGGAGTCCCCGACTGCTGCGAGGTCGGTAGTCGAGGCGATTAGTCAGCAAGGCACCAAGGAGCTGTTAGATAGAGCGCGCCGGACGTTCCACAGGCGGCGTGCTTCCGCCTCCGTCGCAGCGATGAGGGGCCAGCGTGCGTGCTGGCGAGACACTGTTCCTGCTCTCCATTATCCTGGAACCATGGATCCAGGCAAGCAATAAGGATCGGGGACTAGCGGATTCGGTGGGCCGCATGACGGTAGGAGGCACTGAGGGGCGAACTGAGGCTCGGATTGCGGCAGATCACCGGTCGAGTTCGGCGCCGTTGCAAGCCAAGCAGGTTTTAGACTACTCAGCCGAACCAATTGTGGCGAGCTGCGTACAGACCGTTGTTCGCTACGTTTCGCGTCGCGTGGGCCCTACAGGTGGGACGATGGTTGCAGCCGTTAGCCGGTGCTGGCAAATCGTGTCCTCGAAGGGCTGCTCAGCCTGGGATCGTTGACCCCTCTACGATGCGGAAATAGACTGCACAGATGCCCTGAACGGGCCCCCTTCTCTTCACCTAATTGAGACGTGCGGCAAGCACGCGTCTGGCTGCCAGAATGAGAACCGGACCAGTGGGACTAGCCGCAACTCGCGGCTGATTGATGCACGGTGCACAACATGGGACGCTAGCCCAGCGTGCGCCTGCCAGCGATGGTTCAACTTAGATAGTCACCGACCGTAGTTCGACACCCTGATCAACATGGCTAGAATCAGCGTCCCCGTGTCAGCGACCCGGCTCGCGCCGCCGTCGCAGGTCCACTCTGCCCCCATCCGAGCCGGCGTGAAGTCCTCCAACCATCCGACGGAACCCCAGAACGTACGGAAGGTCGGCTGGGAGTACTTGTGGCAGTCAATCCGCACTAGCCTTCCGCTGGTGGTGATTGACCTGATGGCGTTAGCGCTCGCGATCACGGTGAGCCGCCAGCTGGTATGGCTGCTCGGCGGCGCCGCAGGCATGAACCTCTCCGCGATGTTCCCCCCGATCGCGTTGGGCTTTGTGATCGTTGGCGCCGAACTCGGCCTGTACCCCGGGATCCAGCTCAGCCCCGTCGAAGAGTTCCGCCGGCTGATAGTCGCGGTTGCATGCATGTTTGCGGTGTGGACGGTGGCCGTGCTCATTGTGCAGGACACGTTTGACGTGCAGGGGTGGTTCCTAGCACTGTCGTTCGCGCTTTGTGCAACAACACTCGTAATGGCCCGCAGCGTCGCGCGACGCGTGCTGGGGAGCCGCGAGTGGTGGGGATTTCCCACCCTGGTTTGTGGAGACGACACCCGTGCGATCGAGGTGTACGAATGGCTGCGGACGAGCCCCCACGTCGGGCTCCGCCCGGTCGGCGTGATCGCCGACCCGTCGAGCCTGGAGCTGGACGGCAGCGAGCCGTGGTTCCTGGGCGACTGGTCGTCCGTCCGATCCCATGCGGTCGATGGCAAGGCGTACTGGGCGCTCGTGATCCCGAGCGAGGAAGCCCAGTCCGACATCACCGACGAGGTCGACAGC
This genomic interval from Posidoniimonas corsicana contains the following:
- the wbaP gene encoding undecaprenyl-phosphate galactose phosphotransferase WbaP; protein product: MARISVPVSATRLAPPSQVHSAPIRAGVKSSNHPTEPQNVRKVGWEYLWQSIRTSLPLVVIDLMALALAITVSRQLVWLLGGAAGMNLSAMFPPIALGFVIVGAELGLYPGIQLSPVEEFRRLIVAVACMFAVWTVAVLIVQDTFDVQGWFLALSFALCATTLVMARSVARRVLGSREWWGFPTLVCGDDTRAIEVYEWLRTSPHVGLRPVGVIADPSSLELDGSEPWFLGDWSSVRSHAVDGKAYWALVIPSEEAQSDITDEVDSCLEAVPHVQLISELSGLPDHWGGRRPVDGLDGIHIQQNLMLPGKRLTKRLIDLVVATSALLVLMPVLVAIALAVKLTSRGPIFYGHSRLGLDGRGFKAWKFRTMVENADTKLDQYLEAHPELREEWEKDQKLKWDPRITVVGRVFRKLSLDELPQLWNVLLGEMSLVGPRPIVTSEIEKYGDCFGLYTSVKPGITGLWQVSGRNNTTYDERVQLDEYYVRNWSPWLDIYLMLRTIRTVLFAEGAY